A genomic segment from Muntiacus reevesi chromosome 15, mMunRee1.1, whole genome shotgun sequence encodes:
- the CDCA4 gene encoding cell division cycle-associated protein 4 isoform X2 — protein MFARGLKRKCSEEEEEAPADPLQRQSLLDMSLVKLQLCHMLAEPNLCRSVLIANTVRQIQEEMTQDGSWRLPGPQTPGRAPRDRLVSTEILCRSARAGPPPAPDPADLASALHAVPAAEAPGVVPGGPWDRAGPGESRGGFPRSLDQVFETLENRGPGAVEELFSDVDASYYDLDAVLTGMVGGAKSGPEGLESFASAAAPPPGAGCKADLGELDRAVEILVEA, from the coding sequence ATGTTCGCCCGCGGGCTGAAGAGGAAGTgctcggaggaggaggaggaggcgcccGCCGACCCCCTGCAGCGCCAGTCGCTCCTGGACATGTCACTGGTCAAGCTGCAGCTGTGCCACATGCTGGCGGAGCCCAACCTGTGCCGCTCGGTCCTCATCGCCAACACGGTCAGGCAGATCCAGGAGGAGATGACCCAGGACGGGAGCTGGCGCCTGCCCGGGCCCCAGACCCCGGGGCGGGCGCCGCGTGACCGCCTGGTGTCCACAGAGATTCTGTGCCGCTCGGCTCGGGCGGGGCCGCCGCCGGCCCCCGACCCCGCAGACCTGGCCTCTGCGCTGCATGCGGTCCCGGCAGCAGAGGCTCCCGGAGTCGTGCCAGGAGGCCCCTGGGACAGGGCCGGCCCCGGAGAGAGCCGCGGGGGCTTCCCCAGGTCTCTGGATCAGGTGTTTGAGACGCTGGAGAACCGCGGCCCTGGCGCCGTGGAGGAGCTGTTTTCCGACGTGGACGCCTCCTACTACGACCTGGACGCCGTGCTGACGGGCATGGTGGGCGGCGCCAAGTCGGGCCCGGAGGGGCTGGAGTCCTTCGCCTCCGCGGCCGCCCCACCGCCTGGCGCTGGCTGCAAGGCGGACCTGGGCGAGCTGGACCGCGCGGTGGAGATCCTGGTGGAGGCCTGA
- the CLBA1 gene encoding uncharacterized protein CLBA1 — MSPERLPIASVRARGTNMQDQRELRGTPGQGLPVCAFLSDLPEQAGGGSLHQVSKDLGAPGRQSGDAVEWARPHSTLPPLDGEARISGDSFEGLSTSTARCPEPGEHGGAWGEFEGFRESSASSEQFSQSFELRERPSASQPWRTASAQKEHGSSQPHQGGVTGTGAIAPPEPIVSCEDVFRSAFQEVPVPQAPEGISTLDHFLETRNEENSGLESVHKLCSESRKLWRALHNTGTTTISRCVWSESRSRENFLPVLGVDAAQKSLAGSPGRTLGEPGLHEPEELGFRLQRCRALIQTKLSGTPGGGQGSLITYSLFLKTPVHGNGQYITLPRKKKIFSPRNLKLTLFNSDIC, encoded by the exons ATGTCTCCTGAGCGTCTTCCCATCGCGTCTGTGCGGGCCCGGGGCACCAACATGCAAGACCAGCGGGAGCTGAGGGGCACCCCTGGCCAGGGGCTCCCTGTCTGCGCCTTTCTGAGTGACCTCCCAGAGCAAGCAGGCGGGGGTTCCCTCCACCAGGTTTCTAAAGACCTCGGTGCACCTGGGAGGCAGAGCGGTGACGCTGTGGAGTGGGCGAGGCCCCACTCCACCCTTCCCCCGCTGGATGGGGAAGCCAGGATCTCTGGGGACAGCTTCGAGGGCTTGTCTACCAGCACCGCCAGGTGTCCAGAGCCAGGGGAACACGGCGGCGCCTGGGGGGAGTTTGAAGGCTTTCGGGAATCCTCAGCCAGCTCTGAACAATTCTCTCAGTCCTTTGAGCTCCGGGAGAGGCCCTCAGCCTCTCAGCCGTGGAGAACCGCTTCTGCCCAAAAGGAGCACGGTTCTAGCCAGCCTCACCAGGGTGGAGTGACAGGAACCGGAGCCATCGCCCCTCCTGAG cccATTGTCAGCTGTGAGGATGTTTTCAGGTCTGCTTTTCAAGAAGTACCAGTCCCACAGGCCCCCGAGGGCATCTCCACCTTAGACCACTTCTTAGAAACAAGGAATGAAGAAAACTCTGGCCTTGAATCCGTGCATAAACTGTG TTCTGAATCTAGAAAACTCTGGAGGGCTCTTCACAACACTGGGACCACGACGATCTCCCGATGCGTCTGGAGCGAGTCCCGCAGTCGGGAAAACTTCCTCCCTGTTCTTGGAGTAGACGCTGCTCAGAAG AGCCTCGCAGGGAGCCCTGGCCGCACTCTGGGCGAGCCTGGCCTCCACGAGCCCGAAGAGCTCGGCTTCCGCCTGCAGCGCTGCAGAGCCCTGATCCAGACCAAG CTCTCGGGGACGCCGGGtggtggacagggcagcctgatcACCTACAGCCTCTTCCTGAAGACCCCCGTACACGGAAATGGGCAGTACATCACGCTTCCAAGGAAAAAGAAGATTTTCAGTCCTCGTAACCTGAAACTGACATTGTTTAATAGTGACATTTGCTAA
- the CDCA4 gene encoding cell division cycle-associated protein 4 isoform X1, which yields MTRKSIRQGKMFARGLKRKCSEEEEEAPADPLQRQSLLDMSLVKLQLCHMLAEPNLCRSVLIANTVRQIQEEMTQDGSWRLPGPQTPGRAPRDRLVSTEILCRSARAGPPPAPDPADLASALHAVPAAEAPGVVPGGPWDRAGPGESRGGFPRSLDQVFETLENRGPGAVEELFSDVDASYYDLDAVLTGMVGGAKSGPEGLESFASAAAPPPGAGCKADLGELDRAVEILVEA from the exons ATGACCAGGAAGAGCATCCGCCAG GGCAAGATGTTCGCCCGCGGGCTGAAGAGGAAGTgctcggaggaggaggaggaggcgcccGCCGACCCCCTGCAGCGCCAGTCGCTCCTGGACATGTCACTGGTCAAGCTGCAGCTGTGCCACATGCTGGCGGAGCCCAACCTGTGCCGCTCGGTCCTCATCGCCAACACGGTCAGGCAGATCCAGGAGGAGATGACCCAGGACGGGAGCTGGCGCCTGCCCGGGCCCCAGACCCCGGGGCGGGCGCCGCGTGACCGCCTGGTGTCCACAGAGATTCTGTGCCGCTCGGCTCGGGCGGGGCCGCCGCCGGCCCCCGACCCCGCAGACCTGGCCTCTGCGCTGCATGCGGTCCCGGCAGCAGAGGCTCCCGGAGTCGTGCCAGGAGGCCCCTGGGACAGGGCCGGCCCCGGAGAGAGCCGCGGGGGCTTCCCCAGGTCTCTGGATCAGGTGTTTGAGACGCTGGAGAACCGCGGCCCTGGCGCCGTGGAGGAGCTGTTTTCCGACGTGGACGCCTCCTACTACGACCTGGACGCCGTGCTGACGGGCATGGTGGGCGGCGCCAAGTCGGGCCCGGAGGGGCTGGAGTCCTTCGCCTCCGCGGCCGCCCCACCGCCTGGCGCTGGCTGCAAGGCGGACCTGGGCGAGCTGGACCGCGCGGTGGAGATCCTGGTGGAGGCCTGA